The Ahaetulla prasina isolate Xishuangbanna chromosome 5, ASM2864084v1, whole genome shotgun sequence genomic sequence TTGAGAATTTGCTTGCAATCGTTCTCACTGAGGTAGGAAATAGGCCACTGTATCAAGGAGGGTGTCAGGTGACTTCTGTTTGCATTCCAGCCACTAAGGCTACCTTCCATTTGTGAAATCAACACGTGCTCTGCAAAATCCCTTTCTGGAATGCATATGGGTAGATGGTTCCTGTCGCAGTCAATTTGGCTGCTAAGCTCAAGCAAAGCCAGGTTGTTCTCGCCAGTGGTGTTGTCATAGCGGAGGTGTATATTTGACTCTTTCACTGGTATTACTTGATTCAGTCCTTGCAGCTTGGTGATTCCTGAACAGGTAAAAGTGTATTCATTGGTCATTACAATAGCTTTTCTTTTGACTGGGTTTAcattaaacaaatgaaaaatgCCATCTTGCCAGTTAAGTTGCTAATATCATGGAATAGAGAAAAATAAGCACAGAGAGGAACGgtgtcttgaaaacatttcagtaTATACAACTGAAGTTATTAGTGTAGTAATGCTTATAGATTATGCATCTCTTTTGGGATCCATGAGGTTCagtaaaaacaaagtaaaatttattttctttgctcAGACAATCACCTGGAGAAAGTGtagaaaataaagaaatacatGTTGGCTCTTGACCTATTTAACTAGGGCTGAAATAAGAATAATGTACGTAGCCGAAGCTGGTCCTACCAATAAGTGGTGTGAAACCACTAATTTTATATAGCATCATGAAGAGACAAGAGGTGGCACCAATTTCACATAGTGGAATATCTATGTTGGCAACCTTTTGTCACACTTAGGAGGATCTTGtggttggggagggggggctgcagtGACTGGAACAGTGTCTGCAAAAATACCTATAGTCAGATGGTAGCAAACACACTGTAACCCATCATTTCTTGCATGATGCAACTTGTATGAAAGGAATTGCCACATAGGGAACAATAACAATGATTATATTCACTATCACACCGGACCACAGCTTGACAACTTTTCTACATTACATGACCTTCACTGACAGTAGGGAGGAATAAATAAATGGCCACAGATTACCAAATCAAGTGAAATTTTAACACCCAGTCTTATCTTGTGTGAGAAGACAGAAATCTCAGTAATCTTGTGACATTTCaattaatacaattttttttaaaaagataagtttCTGGGTGATATTTTAGCATCACTGTGGCTACATGATGCATGTTTGTGCTGGGGAAATGCAAGGTTgcttttccttaatttttctttgttgttctctggttttttgcctaaaataaaagattaaaaagctTCCTTGATTCAAGCTTGATTCATGGTGATATGGATGcaccatgcaattttcttgggaAGACTGAAAAACATTTTGTCATCACTACCTTTCACAATGTTCTTGGACTTTCTAGACTAGCCCTGGGATTTTCTGATGAAGTCCCTCTTCCAAATTAATTCATTAATGATGGCAGACAGTAATTTTTGAGATTAGGCAAAATTGTCCAGGTGTTAGCAGTTAAGGTGATAGTGTCTGTCTGTCATCCATGCATCTGTATATACAtcaatgcatccatccatccatcatacaTATTGTAGCATGGCAAGTTTGCAGGTGAACATTCTGAGTCTACTAATACTTTGACTTGATATATTTGAGTTTCTATTTCTTtgaaattcccaaaactgaaagaAATAGTTATTAAATTACTTACCAATCACAACACTAACGGGAGACAGCAGTGCACATTCAGCTGTAGTCAATACAAAATTAGTTTTCAGGAGAACACCTCCACAGATCCATTTTCCTTCTGAATTTAACAGCAAGaccttaaaaacaaagcaaacgaGCATTTCTTTTGCTCCTTATAGgtagcctgcccattatggtcataaatagTCATTGTAAAGCAGTCATCACGTGGCTGAtttaattttatgacctttttgtggcagttaagcaaatcaccattgtcattaagtgaatctatggtcattaaacaaatactgtggtcattaagcaagcccATTATTTGCTGTTTTTTCCGAAAGCTGGAAGTTATCACATCTTTCtggcaaaaccatcataaatcgTCATGacaatgggatgctgcaaatggccataaatgtgggctggCTGAATACACGAAatagtgtcacatgaccataggtGAGCCTGATTGTCAAAATTCAGGAACTGGGTCATAGGTACCTTTTGGGGATCTGTTACTTTGAATGTTTACTTAAGTGACcgattgtaagtcgaagactacctatacatCCACTAGAAAGGATATGTTGCTATTTCATTCCCCATTGCTTCTGATATTGCAGTTTTATGGAACATTGATTAATAAGGAAAACTAACTAGCAGCTGTAATCGTTGTCTTTATGAACTGGATAGTTGGTAAGTCAATATAGGAGAAAAGCTGTGCAGCTTATAGCAGCTTTGGCATTTGAATAAAGAattgttagttggaaaaggtgctatCAAACCCATGATTTTAAGCCAACATTTGGGTTATGCTGAATTATGGCCAGATGGGATTTAGTAAGAAATATGGGGTAGAAATCCAGATTAGGTAACTAGCAAAAATTCATGCAAATCACAAATAGATAAGAAGAAGAAGGATTACCCAGCTTTAATTCTCTTAAAAAATGTTGTTTGCCATTGTTTGAGTAGAATTCCAAAAATAATACAAGAATTGGATGCTCTCTCTGATGCCACAAAGTTTTAAACAGTGCGCACTATACTTCATCGTAGCCAAAAGGTCAGAATTAGCTCCAGAATGTTCATTACCATGAAATATGTGAATTATTTGAATATGTTAACTCCAGCCTAAGGGGAGAATCCTTTAGAgctaaatacaagataaaatataaCACTTATACATGAAATATGGCCATGTGAttctggagaaaaaaacaaagttgttaatgcctggaatgcactaccagactcttgtggtctcttcccaaaatccccaaagctttaaccaaaaactatctactattgacctcaccccattcctaagaggtctgtaagggatgtgcataagagcaccaatgtgcctatcgttcctgtcctaatgttccctttgattttatccaatttcatatagttattacatacttatgattatatatatatatatgtttatatatcgtatagttatttcatgcttatgcttatatataatgttgtgacaaataaataaataaaataaataagtacaccCCCCCTTTACTATCGACAAGTGTGGAAGTACTATATATAGTACCAGTCCTCAAACAATTTCCATGCGAAACAGTTGTTTTGTATTGTACTAAATTATTATCTGATGCAAAGGTGAAATAGGGAGAAGTGCCATCTATTAGTGGGCAACAGTAAAGACATGGTATCAGTTGACCCcctaaccaggggtgtcaaactcatgtcacgaCGTCACGTGATgttattgtgacttttccccccttcgctaaaccaggcgtggccagcgtgtggcaCAAACCCGCCCATGGGTCAGGAGCCCTAtcctaaattaatttaatttaattttgttttgttatttatattttaaattttacttttctGATCTACAGTCatgatttggatttggatttgaccACCTGTAAGCATTACAAGTTTCCATTTGAGCCCCAACAGCCAGACCAAATCAGGAGCTCCTCCATCACTTTGGGTACCTGCCAGGGGAATTCTTTGTCAGCTGGAATGAGTGGACATGAAAGAGGTTCCTGAAATCTTCCACAGGCACATTCATCTGGCAATatattgcaagaaaaaaaaaacaatgtcatttttaatgggtagattttccaaagcatccgaaggcaggacaagaagcaatggatggaaactaatcaaggagagaagcaacctagaaataaggagacattttctaacagcaagaacaattaatcaatggaacaacttgtctccagaagttgtgggcgatGCAACACAtaggtttttaacaagagattgggcagccatttgtctgaaaaggtatagggtttcctgcttgagcaaagggttggactagaaggcctccaggatcccttccagctctgttattctgttatgtgtGTTCTTGTTTTCTGATAGTTGATTTTTTCTGTAGATGTAGAGCAAAGCTGCAGTAGAATCAAAACTGTTCATTATTCCTTATGACTGGAGACCCAGCCTACTCTAAAAGGAATGGCAATGAGTTGTGTTTCCATTGCCTGTTATGTTTAGAGTGAGCTACATTTTGCACAGATATTAAATGAAGGGATTATTGCAATACATAATCTCCCAGTCCTTAATGCAACTTCAGATACTGACAAATGAACCAGAGATAATTTCAGTTCAATTGTTTAATATGCATACAATTCTGACTCCTGGGTTACCTTtcaagatttcttttaaaaaagtctaCATACCTTCTGCAATGCATGATTTATCATCTTCCCCCAATTTATAGCCTTGGGCACATGAACAACGGTAAAAGTTGAATTCCGGATAGCAGAAGTGCTGACACCCTGTGTGGATTTCATGGCGGCACTCATTTTTAGCTATAGAAAATAAAATGTCACTTTTACAAGATAAACATGAAATGGGACGTAAGAAATCAAGTTATTCCGCAAAAAAAACAGCAAGGACTTTGTTTCTCTAATATTTGTCCTCTTTTTAgtggcaattattttttttcaatttatttctgaGAATACCATTTGCCAGACTCTATTTCTGTGAGATATACAGATTCTTTGTAACTGCCATAAGTTAttggtaaggtttttttttttgaatcaaaaACTGCGGCTGTGCTCTGGAGAATGATGAGTGGCACCCTGATTTGGTCATAGAGAAGATTCACTGAAAACATTGTATAAAGTCCCATTGTTATTTGCCACCCTTCTCGGACTATAGTATGACTAATTTTGGAATGAATCACATGCATAGAGTCAGCTTTAATTTTTGGTAGTAGATTTGAGAAACTTAAGAGTGGAAAAAGCCCCACAATGGACTAAAATTGCTGATTTGTATATAGTTGGCAAAATGATTTTGTATCTCCAGCCAAAACATTCTACACTGCCGTAATTTTCAATGCGCCAATTAAGCAGAACTTCAGTTCATTTACAGTATGAATAAAATACAGCGACAACAGTGTAGTTTTCTATGAAGTGCGGCAAGATAATGATATCATTAAATGGGCTGTGACTAattctttttaaatcattttcccCTTTCAGCTTTTACTGCCCTCAGAAAAATAGATGACCTATTAAAAATTAATTGTACTTTTCATTTTGCAAATGCATGTGCACAATACCCATGGAAAATCTTATGAGTGTTATTGTGTGGTTTGTCTTCAAAAAGACAATATTGCAAGGAAAAAGTCTGTAGTGtagtccaaaagaaaaaaaaaggtaaagagaAGTGAGAGTTCTTCAACCATGGCAAgagatttgggaaaaagaagagagagtactatttatgttattttattaggTTTTTATCCCAAGCTTATTATTCCAGgcaacaaacatacataataccCTGTCGTCAGCATTCTTGTCCTTGTTGCCACCAAAACAATTTGGCagcaagctttttttcctcctaaaatgtATGGGGAGGGTGGGAATCTCCTGAAATGCTGCAGAGGAAGGGGAACTGGGCAAAATCAGGTGCCCACTCCTTATCTAATGAGCCTCTAGTGGATCCCAGCCCTTCTTTTGAAGTAGAGTTCTTCTAGACCCAGACAAATATCTGCTTGCAAAACAGAAGGGTTTAAAGAGAAAAATGTCCATTGTGACTGTATATTGCTTATAAGTTCTTTTATGACACCTAATATTGGAAGAGAGCTAACTATATTCCTTTTAGTACCTCCATTATTGAACCATTACTAATTTCTCATAAGAATTAATGGCACACATTCTGGTTGATTTAC encodes the following:
- the PROZ gene encoding vitamin K-dependent protein Z gives rise to the protein MSAVAQENSYISFFQDEFWSVYFGGIRCSSSPCLHNGACRDTIRSYTCDCRDDFEGINCAFAKNECRHEIHTGCQHFCYPEFNFYRCSCAQGYKLGEDDKSCIAEDECACGRFQEPLSCPLIPADKEFPWQVLLLNSEGKWICGGVLLKTNFVLTTAECALLSPVSVVIGITKLQGLNQVIPVKESNIHLRYDNTTGENNLALLELSSQIDCDRNHLPICIPERDFAEHVLISQMEGSLSGWNANRSHLTPSLIQWPISYLSENDCKQILNRNLITREFCGRSQAQAKEMPVGGSFIAVPYKGTWFLTGVLEPWATETVNWKTFIFTKTSRYVMWFKRIMG